In Ammospiza caudacuta isolate bAmmCau1 chromosome 2, bAmmCau1.pri, whole genome shotgun sequence, a genomic segment contains:
- the RGPD4 gene encoding ranBP2-like and GRIP domain-containing protein 4 isoform X2 yields the protein MMRRTKPEVERYVASLQAAAPSPREKSMKGFLFAKLYFEIKEYELAKRYISTYLNVQERDPKAHRFLGQIYEAEDNIEKAFGCYKRSVELNPTQKDLVLKIAELLCNNDITDGRAKYWVDRAAKLFPGSPAIYRLKEQLLDCKGEDGWNQLFDLIQAELYARPDDVYINIRLVALYRSNNRLKDAVLHCQEAEKRIPLQSSLEWCSCVVETFEEYLESLQDSEYDKNNWRTIKKDHLLAYSSFVKLTLSSRDVQECREALESFDRALQSVKPYVSAADELSRTYVEMRGQLYMHAGALLLKMAQDNETQWRAMCELAALCYLLSFQVPKPKSKLIKGDQTGQDMLEMLACDRKSQSGHMLLNLSHGKQDFFKEIVESFANKNGSFALFDSLFESGASRERSFIGTDDIGNVSTQAPVQIELHKYDIGAIRLHNGSLQHLVWLGLQWNSMSVLPPMRKWLKQLFHLPQETSRLETDAPESICLLDLEVFLLGVIFTSNLQLQEKFNSHYGAHQPQFLPLPICKQLYTEKQKSWWDAVRTLLQRKSVPGTAAKLRLIVQHGISTLRTLDKHGLQPALIIHWAKSLQKTGINLNSFYDQKEYIGRSVYYWKKVLPMLETIKKKRSISEPTDPLFKHFHSVDVQVFQVAAYEEEAQIAFAMLDAVDGKTDDALIAFEAIENVVSYWNLAMIFQRKAEEIENDVMLPEEHEEHKTYLLKAKYYLMKIIAESSSDMSVAEKLPVSLETVREVLDTVIQELGENCEEGSLAFRNGLSRTVDSAVKHSTPSPTKFSFSPTKTYKFSPKTPPQWAEDHKSILQMICQQVEALKNDLQEMKLNNSNTNASHRWPAENYGTDAIPDSYQRAQNLHEAPLTVATTGPSVFYSQSPAYNSQYLLGTAATNVTPAKPPVYGMNRLAPQPHIYSYQPPPMHTPPLQNTSGCMFSQEMYGPPLRFDSPGTTLISPRTADDYYNYSVPQASTNPTLPKPGYFTNRSATPPTLKPAEPKAMPKFGQPGTAEGSKPPMSTPAQPSQPTTFKFKPNFKSNDGDFTFSSPPQVAPQPLNAPFNSRESLLDLLTSDKPLQDDRYVDQKPVSDPTNSSRNIFNFSNKHIPVMSLRDNTGQNVHKNVGFEKSDTFSAQEPSKPVFMASNSDLANRSHETEGGSTHGGDEDDDGPHFDPVVPLPDKIEVKTGEEDEEEFFCNRAKLFRFDAESKEWKERGIGNVKILKHKVSGKFRLLMRRDQVLKICANHYINTDMKLTPNAASDKSFVWHALDYADELPKPEQLAIRFKTPEEAMLFKKKFEEAQNILKSLGSNADTSVAQSSGTAKETANQDIKEPNRTTSGTMNLGFQFLKDGTSSEPDSKGTLTATSTASSTTISFGKDAQQACSSGGFGQHLLKKDQWVCKVCLVPNEATVKNCVACESPNPGMWETHGTPMTGSASLKPSGNTVQDKFGSPFAKKEGQWDCSVCSTRNEAEDVNCSSCQSPKPQNQPNTSIPSVLASAGLELGSIADTSKPQKNGFEGLFTKKEGQWDCSTCLVRNEGSSLTCVACETPNPSAKPAGDALPTPAFGLKSKLPELGGGQLATGFKFGLEQGKTPPFTFQISSDTEAKPAKEGFSFSMQMPAGGFKFGIQESSKFGIQESSKNTTKKDEPSKEHTTGFLKSVDEKDKKELPSDSGIGFQFQETADKEKIDFVFGQNSSTSTFAELAKSTPREGFQFGKKDPNFKGFSGAGEKLFSSQNSKTDQKANTSADLSEKDDDVYRTEESDDIHFEPIVQMPEKVEPFTGEEDEKVLYSQRVKLFRFDPETSQWKERGVGILKILKNEVNGKVRILMRREQVLKVCANHWITTTMNLKQLSGSDKAWMWMANDFSDGDAKLEHLAAKFKTPEQAEEFKQKFEECQRLLLDIPLQTPHKLVDTGRTAQLIQKAEEMKCGLKDLKTFLTDDKTKLSEEESGNPACTTSTSDLVIKPHAESTGPTLEWDNYDLREEALDDSVSSSVYASPLASSPVRKNLFRFGESTTGFSFSFKSALSPSKSPAKQNQSRTSVGTDEDSDVTQEEERDGQYFEPVVPLPDLVEVTSGEENEQVVFSHRAKLYRYDKDANQWKERGIGDIKILQNYDNKQVRIVMRRDQVLKLCANHRITPEMNLQQMKGSDRAWVWTACDFADGERKVELLAVRFKLQDVADSFKQIFDEAKHAQERETLITPLSSRANTPKEFPCGKNAVAVLEETTRERTDVSHGDDTSDTTVEAAEVASTSETPTKTVVSPPKFVFGSESVKSIFSNEKSKTFTFGNTSATGSLFGFSFNPPRKSEGHIPASQDTAQKEPEGSEPPKISNATQKPVDSKVDNLPASSQDGPSNFSFRILEKGFNFSLFKSNPMAFWTSTSSMQPDSKGICILH from the exons ATGATGAGGCGAACGAAGCCCGAGGTGGAGCGCTACGTCGCCTCCTTGCAGGCCGCGGCGCCGTCCCCCAGAGAG aaatCGATGAAAGGATTCCTCTTTGCTAAgctgtattttgaaattaaagagTATGAACTTGCTAAAAG ATATATCTCTACATACCTCAATGTACAAGAGAGAGATCCCAAAGCACACAGATTTCTTGGACAAATTTATGAAGCTGAGGATAACATAGAAAAAGCTTTTGGGTGTTACAAG CGTTCTGTGGAGTTGAACCCAACACAGAAAGATCTTGTACTGAAGATTGCAGAGTTACTATGCAATAATGACATCACTGATGGAAGAGCAAAATATTGGGTTGACAGAGCTGCTAAGCTCTTTCCTGGGAGCCCTGCTATTTACAGGTTGAAG GAGCAGTTACTGGACTGTAAAGGTGAAGATGGGTGGAATCAGCTTTTTGACCTGATTCAAGCAGAACTTTATGCAAGACCAGATGATGTCTACATAAACATCAGACTAGTGGCGCTCTATCGTTCAAATAACAGATTAAAGGATGCTGTGCTCCACTGTCAGGAGGCAGAGAAGAGAATACCTTTGCAGTCAAGCTTGGAATGGTGTTCCTGTGTTGTAGAGACATTTGAG GAATATCTGGAATCTTTACAAGACTCGGAGTATGATAAAAATAACTGGAGAACTATCAAGAAAGATCATCTGCTGGCCTATTCCAGCTTTGTCAAACTGACACTTTCTTCTAGAGATGTTCAGGAATGCAGAGAGGCACTTGAAAG TTTTGATCGTGCACTTCAGTCAGTGAAACCATATGTGAGTGCGGCTGACGAGTTGTCTCGTACCTACGTGGAAATGAGAGGACAGCTGTACATGCATGCTGGAGCTTTGCTGCTGAAAATGGCCCAGGACAACGAGACACAGTGGAGAGCTATGTGTGAACTAGCAGCATTGTGTTATCTCCTGAGTTTTCAG GTTCCTAAACCAAAGTCAAAACTCATAAAGGGGGATCAAACTGGACAAGATATGCTAGAAATGTTGGCCTGTGATCGAAAAAGCCAGTCTG GTCATATGCTGCTGAATTTAAGTCATGGCAAGCAAGACTTCTTTAAAGAGATTGTGGAATCATTTGCAAACAAGAATGGCTCATTTGCATTGTTTGATAGCCTGTTTGAGAGTGGAGCCTCTAGAGAGAGGTCTTTTATTGGCACAGATgatattggaaatgtcagtACACAAGCACCAGTGCAAATAGAACTTCACAAATACGATATTG GTGCCATTCGATTGCACAATGGCAGTCTCCAGCACCTCGTGTGGCTTGGCTTGCAGTGGAACTCCATGTCAGTCTTACCCCCCATGCGCAAATGGTTAAAACAGCTCTTCCACTTGCCCCAAGAAACATCAAGACTTGAGACAGATGCTCCTGAATCTATTTGCCTGTTAGACCTTGAA gtaTTCCTACTTGGGGTGATATTCACTAGCAACTTACAACTGCAAGAGAAGTTTAATTCTCACTACGGTGCACATCAGCCTCAATTTTTACCATTGCCAATATGCAAACAACTCTatactgaaaagcaaaaatcctGGTGGGATGCTGTTCGTACTCTTCTTCAGAGAAAATCAGT accaggaacagcagcaaaactgaGGCTTATTGTGCAGCATGGCATAAGTACTCTGCGAACACTGGACAAGCATGGCCTTCAACCTGCCTTAATCATACACTGGGCAAAAAGCTTGCAGAAAACA GGAATTAACCTTAACTCCTTCTATGACCAGAAGGAATATATTGGACGAAGTGTCTACTACTGGAAGAAAGTTCTGCCAATGCTGGAAACTATCAAAAAGAAGAGGAGTATTTCTGAACCTACTGATCCTCTCTTCAAACACTTCCATAGTGTAGATGTTCAG GTCTTTCAGGTTGCAGCGTATGAAGAAGAGGCACAGATAGCATTTGCTATGTTGGATGCAGTTGATGGCAAAACTGATGATGCTTTAATAGCATTTGAAGCTATTGAGAATGTGGTGTCATACTGGAATCTTGCCATG attttccaaagaaaagcagaagaaattgAAAATGATGTCATGCTGCCAGAAGAACATGAAGAACATAAAACTTACCTTCTTAAAGCCAAGTATTATCTAATGAAAATTATTGCAGAAAGCTCCTCAGATATGTCAGTTGCAGAGAAA TTACCAGTGTCTCTTGAGACTGTGAGAGAAGTGTTAGATACGGTGATCCAGGAACTTGGTGAGAACTGTGAAGAGGGAAGTCTTGCCTTCAGAAACGGTCTGTCACGAACTGTAGATTCAGCAGTGAAACATTCCACTCCATCACCAACCAAGTTCTCTTTTTCACCAACTAAGACCTACAAG ttctCTCCAAAAACTCCCCCTCAGTGGGCAGAAGACCATAAATCTATACTTCAAATGATTTGTCAGCAAGTGGAAGCTTTAAAG AATGATTTGCAAGAAATGAAACTTAATAATTCCAACACAAATGCATCTCATCGGTGGCCTGCTGAAAACTATGGAACTGATGCAATACCAGACAGTTATCAGAGAGCACAAAATCTTCATGAAGCCCCTTTAACAG TTGCTACCACTGGCCCATCTGTGTTCTACAGCCAGTCACCTGCCTATAACTCTCAGTATCTTCTGGGAACTGCTGCAACCAATGTAACACCGGCAAAG CCTCCTGTCTATGGCATGAACCGACTTGCGCCTCAGCCACATATATATTCCTATCAGCCACCACCCATGCATACACCACCTCTGCAAAACACTTCTGGTTGTATGTTTTCCCAAGAAATGTATGGCCCACCTCTGCGTTTTGATTCTCCTGGCACTACACTCATTTCTCCTCGTACAGCTGATGACTATTACAACTACAGTGTTCCACAGGCAAGCACCAATCCAACACTGCCTAAACCAGGCTATTTCACAAACCGTTCAGCCACGCCACCCACCTTAAAGCCTGCAGAACCAAAAGCAATGCCTAAATTTGGACAGCCAGGAACAGCAGAAGGATCAAAACCACCCATGtcaacaccagcacagccaagtCAGCCGACAACTTTTAAGTTTAAACCTAACTTCAAGTCTAATGATGGAGACTTcactttttcttctccccctcAAGTTGCTCCACAGCCCCTTAATGCACCTTTTAATAGTAGAGAAAGCCTCTTGGATCTTCTAACATCTGACAAACCTTTACAGGATGATAGATACGTTGATCAAAAGCCAGTTAGTGATCCCACAAACAgttcaagaaatattttcaattttagcAATAAACATATTCCAGTCATGTCTCTCCGAGATAACACAGGACAAAATGTACACAAAAATGTGGGTTTTGAGAAGAGTGATACATTTAGTGCTCAAGAACCAAGTAAGCCTGTATTTATGGCTTCAAATTCAGATTTGGCCAATAGAAGTCATGAAACAGAAGGAGGAAGCACCCATGGTGgagatgaggatgatgatggtCCTCATTTTGATCCTGTAGTACCACTTCCTGATAAGATTGAAGTAAAGACAGGtgaggaagatgaagaagaatTCTTTTGCAACAGAGCCAAGCTCTTTCGTTTTGATGCAGAATCTAAAGAATGGAAAGAAAGGGGTATTGGAAATGTGAAAATACTGAAACATAAAGTATCTGGCAAATTTCGTCTCTTAATGAGACGGGACCAAGTGCTGAAAATCTGTGCAAATCACTACATAAATACTGATATGAAATTAACTCCAAATGCTGCATCAGATAAGTCATTTGTATGGCATGCTTTAGACTATGCAGATGAATTGCCAAAACCAGAACAGCTTGCAATTAGATTTAAAACACCTGAAGAAGCAATGCTTTTCAAAAAAAAGTTTGAGGAGgcacagaatattttaaaatccttgGGATCAAATGCTGACACGTCTGTGGCTCAGAGCAGTGGAACTgcaaaagaaacagcaaatcAAGACATCAAGGAGCCCAACAGAACCACTTCTGGGACCATGAACTTGGGCTTTCAGTTTCTAAAAGATGGAACAAGCAGTGAACCTGACAGCAAAGGCACCCTTACAGCTACATCCACTGCATCTAGCACTACCATTTCATTTGGGAAGGATGCTCAGCAAGCCTGTTCTTCTGGTGGGTTTGGGCAGCATCTCTTAAAGAAGGACCAATGGGTGTGTAAAGTGTGTTTAGTTCCAAATGAAGCAACTGTAAAGAACTGTGTAGCATGTGAAAGTCCAAATCCAGGTATGTGGGAAACACATGGCACTCCAATGACTGGCTCTGCAAGTTTGAAACCAAGTGGTAACACAGTGCAGGACAAGTTTGGATCTCCTTTTGCTAAAAAGGAAGGTCAGTGGGACTGCTCTGTATGCTCAACCCGAAATGAAGCAGAAGATGTGAACTGCTCTTCCTGTCAGAGTCCAAAACCTCAAAATCAACCAAATACATCCATACCTTCTGTTCTGGCATCTGCTGGTCTGGAGCTTGGTTCCATTGCTGATACAAGTAAGCCACAGAAAAATGGGTTTGAAGGGCTTTTTACTAAAAAGGAAGGTCAGTGGGATTGTAGTACTTGTCTTGTGAGGAACGAAGGTTCTTCGCTAACCTGCGTAGCCTGTGAAACGCCGAATCCATCTGCTAAGCCAGCTGGCGATGCTTTGCCAACTCCTGCTTTTGGCTTGAAAAGTAAATTGCCTGAACTTGGTGGAGGACAGTTGGCAACAGGCTTTAAGTTTGGTCTTGAGCAAGGCAAGACACCACCATTTACATTTCAGATTTCTTCTGATACTGAAGCTAAGCCTGCAAAGGAAGGATTTAGCTTTTCAATGCAAATGCCTGCAGGTGGATTTAAATTTGGGATACAGGAGTCTAGTAAATTTGGGATACAGGAGTCTAGTAAAAATACCACTAAGAAAGATGAGCCATCCAAAGAGCATACAACTGGTTTCTTAAAAAGCGTTgatgaaaaagacaaaaaggaattGCCCTCAGACAGTGGAATTGGATTCCAATTTCAAGAAACAGCAGACAAGGAGAAAATTGACTTTGTTTTTGGGCAAAATAGCAGCACTTCTACTTTTGCTGAGCTTGCAAAAAGTACTCCTAGGGAAGGTTTTCAATTTGGCAAAAAGGACCCTAACTTCAAAGGCTTTTCAGGTGCAGGTGAAAAGTTGTTTTCTTCACAAAATTCTAAAACAGATCAGAAAGCAAACACCTCTGCTGACCTTAGTGAGAAGGATGATGATGTGTATAGGACAGAGGAGAGCGATGATATCCATTTTGAACCTATAGTTCAGATGCCTGAAAAAGTAGAACCTTTTACAGGAGAGGAAGATGAGAAAGTGTTATACTCCCAGAGAGTAAAGCTGTTCAGGTTTGATCCAGAAACAAGCCAGTGGAAGGAACGTGGGGTGGGCATTCTGAAGATTCTTAAAAACGAAGTTAACGGCAAAGTAAGAATATTGATGCGGCGTGAGCAAGTACTGAAGGTGTGTGCAAATCACTGGATAACGACAACAATGAACTTGAAACAGCTGTCTGGCTCAGATAAAGCATGGATGTGGATGGCCAATGACTTTTCTGATGGTGATGCAAAGCTGGAGCATCTGGCAGCAAAATTCAAGACACCAGAGCAGGCTGAGGAGTTCAAACAGAAGTTTGAAGAATGTCAGAGGCTACTACTAGATATACCACTGCAGACACCCCATAAACTTGTTGATACAGGTAGGACAGCTCAGCTTAtacagaaagcagaagaaatgaaGTGTGGCTTAAAAGATCTCAAAACTTTTCTGACAGATGACAAAACCAAACTGTCAGAAGAGGAAAGTGGAAACCCTGCTTGTACCACCAGTACTTCTGATTTGGTTATAAAGCCACATGCTGAAAGTACAGGCCCTACTCTGGAGTGGGATAACTATGACTTGCGTGAAGAAGCATTGGATGATAGTGTAAGCAGTTCTGTATATGCATCACCTCTTGCAAGTAGCCCTGTAAGGAAAAATCTGTTTAGATTTGGAGAGTCTACCACTGGTTTTAGTTTCAGCTTTAAATCTGCTTTGAGCCCATCCAAATCTCCTGCCAAACAGAATCAGAGTAGAACATCAGTAGGCACAGATGAAGATTCTGATGTTACTCAAGAAGAGGAAAGAGATGGACAATACTTTGAACCTGTGGTACCTCTGCCTGATCTTGTGGAAGTGACCAGTGGTGAGGAAAATGAGCAAGTTGTCTTCAGCCATAGAGCCAAACTCTACAGATACGACAAAGATGCAAATCAGTGGAAAGAGAGAGGGATTGGGGATATCAAGATATTGCAGAACTATGACAACAAACAAGTTCGTATAGTAATGAGAAGGGACCAGGTACTAAAACTCTGTGCCAATCACAGGATAACACCAGAGATGAATTTGCAACAAATGAAAGGATCTGATAGAGCCTGGGTATGGACTGCATGTGACTTTGCAGATGGGGAAAGAAAAGTGGAACTTCTGGCTGTGCGATTCAAGCTGCAAGATGTTGCAGACTCATTTAAGCAAATTTTTGATGAAGCAAAGCATGCCCAAGAGAGAGAGACACTGATAACACCTCTTTCTTCTCGTGCCAATACACCAAAGGAATTTCCATGTGGTAAAAATGCTGTAGCTGTGCTAGAAGAAACAACCAGAGAAAGAACTGATGTCAGCCATGGTGATGATACTTCTGATACAACTGTagaggctgcagaggtggcaaGTACTTCTGAAACACCAACAAAAACAGTGGTTTCTCCTCCAAAGTTTGTATTTGGATCTGAATCTGTCAAGAGCATTTTCAGTAATGAAAAATCAAAGACATTCACATTTGGAAATACTTCAGCCACTGGTTCTCTCTTTGGCTTCAGTTTTAATCCCCCAAGAAAGAGTGAAGGCCATATTCCAGCATCTcaggacacagcacagaaagagcCAGAAGGCTCTGAACCACCAAAAATCTCAAATGCTACTCAGAAGCCTGTAGACAGCAAGGTAGACAACTTGCCAGCTTCATCACAAGATGGACCGTCCAACTTCTCATTTAGAATTCTGGAAAAAG ggtTTAATTTTAGCCTCTTTAAATCTAATCCAATGGCCTTTTGGACAAGCACATCCTCCATGCAACCTGATAGTAAAGGTATTTGCATACTGCACTGA